ATAGGAAAGCACTTGAACACCCGAGTCAAAATGCTGCATTCAAACATAGATATCACGTTAGACAATGATGTTCCTCCACATATGGCAAAGCAAAGAAAGGTTTACTATACTTAAATGTAGTATTTCAATTTCACAAACCAAAGATCAATTTTCCCACACCTCATTTGAAAATAAGATATAAGTAATCATCAACAGATTAATCCAATGATATGTTCAACTGGACAAGACAACATGTTTAACAAGCAGAGAAATAACCATTTAGCAATCACCAGTTCAGGGGTTTTCAAGCTATCAGGGATGGAGGTGTGTAGGTATCAATGCTTGCGAGGGTATTCTTTAAAATAAGAAGGAAGGGTCAAAGTCAAAGTGATACACTTACAACGTAATATGAGAAGGTAACAAAGTAATGCAAAGTTTACTAAAATGCAATTATAATATGAGAAGGTAACAACGTAATGCAAAGTTTACAGCTTGACAATTTTCACACCCCAACttcttttaaaaacaattaGTATAAATTAGTATATAACTTCAAATGAGATTATGGATTCTGACTAACATGCATGACTTGGTTTATGATGATCACTTCTCTCATTCTCACAACAAACTAGTGCTCTCATTTAACATGACTCGTGTATTATGCATAAACAAATACATGCACGCACAGTTTTGTAGTTTAAGTTGAACCTCTAACTTAGAACATTTGACTGTAATGACGCACTTGTAATATTTCATAGCAACATTGTACTGTAAGAAATGCACATTCAACTGTACTCAGTACCAACAACAATTTCATGTATAAGATACAGTAAATGTAGATAATAGTTGGAGATGCAATTAATGCACGTGTAACCATTGGAAAAAATCCGTAAGATTTGCATATAACTCAACAAGAATAAGATTGCATGCAACATGGAATAATTTGTATGTATCTAACAAAAGACTAAGAAAATTTTgaacatgtatatataaaaataaaatcataagtAAAGCATAAACTAGTAGCTCCATAAATGTCTACAGCCTACAAAAGCATGTATCCAACAGAAAAGCTCTACACGCTTCAATGACAAAAAGAAGAGCTCTacacaaaattgattttagaaaTGCTTACTTGCtctgctaattttttttttagttccaGCCAGCAAAGTCTTTCGGTGGTTCAATCCAGATGTTCTCAAAAGCATCCCATTCTACCCAGTCACGACACTGCTTACTGGGATAATATCTATGGTCATCAAGAGAGTATGATATGCAACGCTTTCCATAGAAACGGACTTTAGAGAAATAGACACTGTTTCTCATTAATCCAGTGACGTAAGTCCTAGAATGAGATGACATAAAACTAGCAAAAAGTGTCACTCCATTTAGCGTTGTCACCTCTTTCCATTCCTTTTGTGTCTGATCTAACTTGAATACAATCGGGTCATCACCGCAACATACATTAACTAGAAATATATTCCCTTCGTGCTCTGTCATAAATTTCTCTTTTGACCAGTTTTTGGCAATAAAACCCTCTACTAGGCATTTTGGTGGATGTACTTCCAGAACACTCCAAGTACATTCAACTGGATCAAACACCCCTAGCCAACCTGTGAGGCTCAGACAATAAAATAACCCATTACAAAAGACAAGCTTATTCCATATGCTCCCGAAAAATTCTGGGCGGTTTTCGTAATTAACAGTTGTCCATTCATTTGCCCCAGGAGAACAAGTGCTAATAGCTACAACATAAGAACTAATATAATCAACCGTTAATATAACACATCCAGTTGATGTTGGAGCACACGAGAAGCCAGCGATTGAGTGTCTATCTTCACGTATTGGCAGCTGGATCAGGTCCCTAGTAAAGgggttaaaaagaaaaaattggtgATTTATGGCCCACTGCTTCCGACATAGCAATAACCAACCATCTTTTGTATAGCAAACACGACATTCATCCAACTCTGGAAACTCATGGGAATGGATCTTACGCCGCACAGGGTCATAGAAGTCATAACAGTTATCACTTTTTGGGAAATACATAAGCCAAGGTGATTGGTCCCCTACACGTACAGAACTGGCAACTGAATGCCATCTCTTGCAAACAGCTGAAGCACGAATATTATCCGCCACGACCAAACGAGATAAGATCAATTCTAAGAGTTCGTCAGGGAGATTGGCCCAGGACTGCAGCTCCAAATTGTCACTTTTCACCTCAGCAGCAGCGGCAGCTCTTTTTTTGTCTGTGATTTTATCGCTTActctaaataataaaataagtatTAGATATTATTAGATATACATGTACAAGACTAAGTGGTGAAATTCAACATAATTAACTTAGTAAGCAGgacgataaaaaaaattatatattcttAACTAGAACAGTACTTCTAAGACACGCCAAAAATCTGAAATGACGAATGGTAGAACAAACTAACAAGTAAACAGAACACTAACGGTGGCCTTGACATAATAAAACTAGgagaaatgttttttttttacaagatctAGACACAAACACCGTACATTCATACGGCTTTTGAGTTTCAAAATGTTTTTTCTCAGTCCTATGCTTATTTTCTCTCCTCGAAACCCATtcttcaacaaaaatatttaaaacaaaataactgAGACTGGTATGATCTATACAAACCCTAGCAATATTCACAATCACAACCAAAGTTAATTCCGAAACAACTGTGCATacgatttttatttattttgaactCAATAGCACAAAAGGAACAACATAAAAACCACAGAAATGCTTCAGATAACCCTAATTGTATGTTAATTAAACAataattataacttataagtaagCACAACATTGGTATAGATAATTAAAGCATATTTAGATCATATAACATTCAAATTCTCAACAGTTGGAGTTAGAAGCAACCAATTCATCAACAAAATTGTACAAGAACTGAGATTGATACGATTTATATAAACCCTGACAatattcactcacaatcataaCTAAAGTTCATTACGAAACAACTATAcgtacaattttttattttaaattcatacTGAAAATGAACAACAGAAAAAAAACATCATTCTACAAATCGGTATtgatcctaaaaaaaaaaatcaatgcaGTGATTCAAATATCCCTAAAGCtatccaattttaaaaaataaaataatgataagagagaaaaatgagGTACAAAGTTGAATCATGGATTTAGGGATGAAGAG
This genomic interval from Trifolium pratense cultivar HEN17-A07 linkage group LG6, ARS_RC_1.1, whole genome shotgun sequence contains the following:
- the LOC123890375 gene encoding F-box/kelch-repeat protein At1g57790-like, yielding MMTKRRRKTKSVSDKITDKKRAAAAAEVKSDNLELQSWANLPDELLELILSRLVVADNIRASAVCKRWHSVASSVRVGDQSPWLMYFPKSDNCYDFYDPVRRKIHSHEFPELDECRVCYTKDGWLLLCRKQWAINHQFFLFNPFTRDLIQLPIREDRHSIAGFSCAPTSTGCVILTVDYISSYVVAISTCSPGANEWTTVNYENRPEFFGSIWNKLVFCNGLFYCLSLTGWLGVFDPVECTWSVLEVHPPKCLVEGFIAKNWSKEKFMTEHEGNIFLVNVCCGDDPIVFKLDQTQKEWKEVTTLNGVTLFASFMSSHSRTYVTGLMRNSVYFSKVRFYGKRCISYSLDDHRYYPSKQCRDWVEWDAFENIWIEPPKDFAGWN